The proteins below come from a single Agelaius phoeniceus isolate bAgePho1 chromosome 22, bAgePho1.hap1, whole genome shotgun sequence genomic window:
- the SESN2 gene encoding sestrin-2 isoform X2, which yields METPEPPVPPGAGRGDTGSGGARRCPFRRQGASSGIPQEGGESSLHQLLKAFVSAGRVDHVAMVMGLHPQYLSSFWKTQYLLLCMDGPLPYHKRHYIAIMAAARHRCSYLVGLHMREFLQVGGSPAWLQGLHCAPQKLRNLNEINKLLAHRPWLITKEHIEALLRPGQDSWSLAELVQALVLLTHYHSLASFVFGCGIRPEGEQDVGSSCWAPSPHSNSSPASGDSMGGSGGTDAMQEVEVLMARMKLLQENQLEEEGVTQEEMATRFELEKTESLLVPSSSILDPSLQSNIRCFLEDPEFGYKDFTRRGEQAPPTFRAQDYTWEDHGYSLINRLYPDVGQLLDEKFQVVYNLTYNTIAMHCGVDTSVLRRAIWNYVHCVFGIRYDDYDYGEVNQLLERNLKVYIKTVACYPERTTKQIYAQFWRHFKHSEKVHINLLLLEARMQAALLYALRAVTRYMT from the exons ATGGAGACCCCcgagccccctgtgccccccggggctggcaggggggaCACGGGCAGCGGGGGCGCCCGGCGGTGTCCGTTCCGGAGGCAGGGCGCTTCCAGTGGG ATCCCGCAGGAAGGCGGGGAGAGCAGCCTGCACCAGCTCCTCAAGGCCTTCGTCTCAGCAGGCAGGGTGGACCACGTCGCCATGGTCATGGGGCTGCACCCCCAGTACCTCAGCAGCTTCTGGAAGACCCAGTACCTCCTGCTGTGCATGGACGGGCCCCTGCCCTACCACAAGCGCCACTACATTGCCATCATG GCAGCAGCCCGGCACCGGTGCTCCTACCTGGTGGGCTTGCACATGAGGGAGTTCCTACAGGTGGGGGGCAGCCctgcatggctgcaggggctgcactgtgCCCCCCAAAAACTCCGGAACCTCAACGAGATCAACAAGCTGCTGGCGCACCGGCCCTGGCTCATCACCAAGGAGCACATCGAG GCTCTGCTGAGGCCGGGGCAGGACAGCTggtccctggcagagctggtgcaggcGCTGGTGCTGCTCACCCACTACCACTCGCTGGCATCCTTTGTCTTCGGCTGCGGCATCAGACCCGAGGGGGAGCAGGAcgtgggcagcagctgctgggcccCCTcgccccacagcaacagcagccctgcctctggggacagcatggggggctctggg GGCACAGATGCCATGCAGGAGGTGGAGGTGCTGATGGCGAGGatgaagctgctgcaggaaaaccagctggaggaggaaggagtCACACAGGAGGAGATGGCAACACGCTTCGAGCTGGAGAAGACGGAGAGTTTGCTGGTCCCTTCCTCAA GTATTTTGGATCCCTCCCTGCAGTCCAACATCCGCTGCTTCCTGGAGGACCCTGAATTTGGATACAAGGACTTCACACGGAGGGGGGAGCAGGCCCCCCCCACTTTCCGTGCACAG GATTACACCTGGGAGGACCACGGCTACTCGCTGATCAACCGCCTGTACCCAGAcgtggggcagctcctggatgAGAAGTTCCAGGTGGTTTACAACCTGACCTACAACACCATTGCCATGCACTGCGGCGTGGACACCTCCGTGCTGCGCCGCGCCATCTGGAACTACGTGCACTGCGTCTTCGGCATCCG CTATGACGACTACGACTACGGGGAGGTGAACCAGCTCCTGGAGCGCAACCTAAAGGTCTACATCAAGACAGTGGCCTGCTACCCAGAGAGGACAACCAAGCAGATCTACGCACAGTTCTGGAGGCACTTCAAGCACTCCGAGAAG GTGCACATCaacctgctcctgctggaggcACGcatgcaggcagctctgctctacGCCCTCAGGGCTGTCACCCGCTACATGACCTGA
- the SESN2 gene encoding sestrin-2 isoform X1: MLVAGSPCSPAGLEEHRGCGARRGGQERGIEAARELARGPSTFIPLGEIPQEGGESSLHQLLKAFVSAGRVDHVAMVMGLHPQYLSSFWKTQYLLLCMDGPLPYHKRHYIAIMAAARHRCSYLVGLHMREFLQVGGSPAWLQGLHCAPQKLRNLNEINKLLAHRPWLITKEHIEALLRPGQDSWSLAELVQALVLLTHYHSLASFVFGCGIRPEGEQDVGSSCWAPSPHSNSSPASGDSMGGSGGTDAMQEVEVLMARMKLLQENQLEEEGVTQEEMATRFELEKTESLLVPSSSILDPSLQSNIRCFLEDPEFGYKDFTRRGEQAPPTFRAQDYTWEDHGYSLINRLYPDVGQLLDEKFQVVYNLTYNTIAMHCGVDTSVLRRAIWNYVHCVFGIRYDDYDYGEVNQLLERNLKVYIKTVACYPERTTKQIYAQFWRHFKHSEKVHINLLLLEARMQAALLYALRAVTRYMT, encoded by the exons ATGCTGGTCGCCGGCTCGCCGTGCAGCCCCGCGGGGCTGGAGGAGcaccggggctgcggggcccggcggggcggccaG GAAAGAGGAATTGAGGCTGCCCGGGAGCTGGCGAGGGGCCCCAGCACCTTCATTCCCCTGGGAGAG ATCCCGCAGGAAGGCGGGGAGAGCAGCCTGCACCAGCTCCTCAAGGCCTTCGTCTCAGCAGGCAGGGTGGACCACGTCGCCATGGTCATGGGGCTGCACCCCCAGTACCTCAGCAGCTTCTGGAAGACCCAGTACCTCCTGCTGTGCATGGACGGGCCCCTGCCCTACCACAAGCGCCACTACATTGCCATCATG GCAGCAGCCCGGCACCGGTGCTCCTACCTGGTGGGCTTGCACATGAGGGAGTTCCTACAGGTGGGGGGCAGCCctgcatggctgcaggggctgcactgtgCCCCCCAAAAACTCCGGAACCTCAACGAGATCAACAAGCTGCTGGCGCACCGGCCCTGGCTCATCACCAAGGAGCACATCGAG GCTCTGCTGAGGCCGGGGCAGGACAGCTggtccctggcagagctggtgcaggcGCTGGTGCTGCTCACCCACTACCACTCGCTGGCATCCTTTGTCTTCGGCTGCGGCATCAGACCCGAGGGGGAGCAGGAcgtgggcagcagctgctgggcccCCTcgccccacagcaacagcagccctgcctctggggacagcatggggggctctggg GGCACAGATGCCATGCAGGAGGTGGAGGTGCTGATGGCGAGGatgaagctgctgcaggaaaaccagctggaggaggaaggagtCACACAGGAGGAGATGGCAACACGCTTCGAGCTGGAGAAGACGGAGAGTTTGCTGGTCCCTTCCTCAA GTATTTTGGATCCCTCCCTGCAGTCCAACATCCGCTGCTTCCTGGAGGACCCTGAATTTGGATACAAGGACTTCACACGGAGGGGGGAGCAGGCCCCCCCCACTTTCCGTGCACAG GATTACACCTGGGAGGACCACGGCTACTCGCTGATCAACCGCCTGTACCCAGAcgtggggcagctcctggatgAGAAGTTCCAGGTGGTTTACAACCTGACCTACAACACCATTGCCATGCACTGCGGCGTGGACACCTCCGTGCTGCGCCGCGCCATCTGGAACTACGTGCACTGCGTCTTCGGCATCCG CTATGACGACTACGACTACGGGGAGGTGAACCAGCTCCTGGAGCGCAACCTAAAGGTCTACATCAAGACAGTGGCCTGCTACCCAGAGAGGACAACCAAGCAGATCTACGCACAGTTCTGGAGGCACTTCAAGCACTCCGAGAAG GTGCACATCaacctgctcctgctggaggcACGcatgcaggcagctctgctctacGCCCTCAGGGCTGTCACCCGCTACATGACCTGA